One Moorella sp. E308F genomic region harbors:
- a CDS encoding YckD family protein: protein MTKKIALVLAIVLMLGVLAPVAFAAVTDQQKAEIDSLYQQIIELRQQIVDKYVEAGELTKEQGEAIKESIRDMEEYHSKYGIVPGACHGGAGYGMMGGWGRGFLGGFGNNPNPGNQNSAFYGPAMMRGYMGL from the coding sequence GTGACGAAAAAAATTGCCCTCGTCCTCGCCATAGTGTTGATGCTGGGGGTGCTGGCACCGGTGGCCTTTGCGGCAGTTACCGACCAGCAAAAAGCTGAGATTGATTCCTTGTACCAGCAGATTATCGAGCTGCGTCAGCAAATTGTCGACAAGTATGTTGAAGCTGGCGAACTAACTAAGGAACAAGGTGAGGCGATTAAAGAAAGTATCCGGGACATGGAAGAATACCATAGCAAATATGGTATAGTTCCCGGCGCCTGCCATGGCGGGGCGGGCTATGGCATGATGGGAGGCTGGGGCCGCGGATTCCTGGGCGGTTTTGGCAATAACCCCAACCCGGGTAACCAGAATTCAGCCTTCTACGGCCCTGCCATGATGCGCGGTTATATGGGTTTGTAA
- a CDS encoding helix-turn-helix domain-containing protein, which yields MRVCGKRIRELREERGYSLQDLAKKAEVSVSYLSEIERGAKKPSLKTLDKIAVALNLPREQLVEAGNERGLALGERLRLLREKKGKSLSTLAEEAGISISYLSEIERGNVYPAIDTLKKITTVLDVPLSTVIGTGGSLGHKLRQAREEQGFTQADLARAAGVSAGLIGQIEQGKVQPSLKTLEKIGEVLNISPCYFIADDAGLDEMLNQMSPAVRRLLMEPQVQSVLRLVCNCTEDELRFILNFIQLYKRCH from the coding sequence ATGCGGGTCTGTGGTAAACGCATCCGGGAACTGAGGGAAGAACGGGGTTATTCACTTCAGGACCTAGCTAAAAAAGCCGAAGTTTCCGTTTCATATTTAAGCGAGATCGAACGGGGAGCGAAAAAACCTTCCCTGAAAACCCTTGATAAAATAGCCGTGGCTTTAAATCTCCCCCGGGAGCAACTCGTGGAGGCCGGTAATGAGCGGGGCCTCGCCCTGGGGGAGAGGCTCCGCCTCTTGCGGGAAAAAAAAGGTAAAAGTTTGAGCACCCTGGCCGAGGAAGCCGGTATCTCTATTTCCTATCTGAGTGAAATAGAGAGGGGAAATGTATACCCGGCCATCGATACCCTGAAAAAAATTACTACCGTCCTCGATGTCCCTTTAAGTACAGTTATCGGTACAGGCGGTTCACTGGGACATAAATTGCGCCAGGCCCGGGAAGAACAGGGCTTTACCCAGGCTGACCTGGCCCGGGCGGCCGGAGTTTCGGCCGGCCTCATCGGCCAGATAGAACAGGGGAAGGTACAGCCTTCGTTAAAAACCCTGGAAAAAATCGGCGAAGTCTTAAATATTTCTCCCTGTTATTTTATAGCTGATGATGCTGGTTTGGATGAGATGCTAAACCAGATGAGCCCTGCAGTACGCCGGTTGCTAATGGAACCCCAGGTACAATCTGTATTGCGCCTGGTGTGTAATTGTACCGAGGATGAACTCCGTTTTATCCTCAATTTTATCCAGCTCTATAAACGCTGCCACTAA